The window tcaaatccttgaccatatcatgtacatcagcaccagtacggtggcgaggcttcgtccggtgatccgcctcacctttgaaatgcttgcctttctttcttacgggatgcctgctcagaagaaatcgacgatgtcccaggtacacatttttcttacaattagccaaatatatactgtcggtatcgtccaaacagtgcgtgcatgcgcggtatcccttgtttgtctgtcctgaaaggttactgagagcaggccaatcattgatggtcacgaacagcaacgcctttaggtcaaattcttcccccatgtgctcatcccacgcatgtacacctgttccattccacagttataagagttcttcaactaatggccttaggtacacatcaatgtcgttgccgggttgcttagggccttggatgagcactggcatcataatgaacttctgcttcatgcacaatcaaggaggaaggttatacaaacatagagtcacaggccaggtgctatggttgctgctctgttccccaaaaggattaatgccatctgcgcttagaccaaaccatacgctccttgcgtcatctgcaaactccttcccgtactttctttcgatttttctccactgcgacccgtcagcgggtactctcaactttccgtctttcttacggtcttctctgtgccatcgcatcgccttggcatgctctttgttttggaacaaacgtttcaaccgtggtattataggagcataccacattaccttggcaggaatcttcttcctggggcactcgccctcgacatcaccagggtcatcgcggctgatcttatagcgcaatgcaccacataccgggcaagcgttcaaatcctcgtactcaccgcggtagaggatgcaatcattagggcatgcatgtatcttctgcacctctaaccctagagggcagacagccttctttgcttcgtacgtactctcgggcaattcgttgtcctttggaagcatatcctttatcattaccagcaactttccaaatcccttgtcagatacaccattctctgccttccattgcagcaattccagtgtggtgtccagctttttcttgtcacctacgcaattcgggtacaacaattttttgtgatcctttaacatgcgctgcaacttcttcttctccaaatcacttgcgcagtttctctttgcatcggcaatggcccgacctagatcatcaacgggctcatctgatgcctcttcttcagcttcttcccgcattgtcggctcagcttcttcccgcattaccggctcagctgcttcccccattgttgtatcatcgtattcagggaacccatggccaggatagctgtcgtcgtcctcttcttcttcattgtcttccatcataacccctctttttcCGTGCTTGgtacaaacattatagtggggcatgaaaccggacttaaacaggtggacgtgaatggttcttgacatagagtaattgtgaccattcttacagcgagcacatggacaaggcataaaaccatccgcccgcttgtttgcctcagccgcaagcagaaaagtatgcacgccctcaacgaactggggagagcatcggtcatcgtacatccattgccggctcatcttcattacacaacaccgaatagaccaaattaatacaagttcatacataaagttcatacaacacttaaatgcaacaaacaaataactctctagctaaagcatttaaatgcaacaacaaatacgatcaagatcgcaactaaggtaacaatggatccaacagcataatgataccaagcctcactatcgatggcgtattttctaatctttctaatcttcaagcgcattttctccatcttgatcttgtgatcatcgacgacatcggcaacatgcaactccaattccatcttctccccctcaattcttttcaatttttctttcaagtactcgttttctctttcaactaaatttaacctctcgacaatagggtcggttggaatttccggttcacatacctcctagaaaaaatttctatgtcaacttgatgggcataatttgtcataaacacgaaatgcaactagttttaaaagagaatatatataccacatccgaatcataacaaggacgagggccgacggggacggatatcaaaaccatggcactatatgtataacaaacaacgtacggggtaagataattatacgagtaactatatatccaaatcacacagacatcaatttttatataaaatttcatgaacaagaggctcaccacaaggtggtgccggcgacgggacggtgcgggcgatcgacggtggttacgacagagatttagaaggcactaagtaaaccacacctacatatgcaaactaagtgttatttttgacctcaaattgcatataaatcaaatgctagcacatatatatcctcccaaattactaaactcacaaattaatcactatataaagcattgcaagagctaatctagcaatgagagatgaaaggacaaagttgctaacttttgtgatcatttgaatggatgggggccttcaaatcttgacaaattttgggcaaaatgtgtgatgagctcgagaggaagaggggaagaacagagaggagaggggaaaggggaagaacagagcgagttcgggtggacgaagggtttatgtaggacgacctttagtaccggttcgtgccaagaaccggtactaaaggggctggaggggccccagtctgacaacatcctgccaccactctcattagtaccggttcgtggcacgaaccggtactaaaggttcgccacgaaccggtactaatgaaagcggcccggctagccgttggaaccggcactaatgtgcttcacgtttgaccatttttctactagtgtgcatgCATGTAATTTATGATAAGCATATATAGGTTAGCACCACCTAGCTAGTGAAGGTGCATTACTGTATTGGCATAGGCCGGCCTAATCTCAGCAAACCTCTAATGGTCAGTGGAAGGCAAAAGAGTTCGGACTCTTGGTTAGGATAATGAGCTTCTTAACCCTacatgatgcagaggccagggcaGGGTCGCAGAAGTTCTGTTGCTCTGTTCCAATCTTTCCTGCAGGTGCCACATAGTTTAGAGCAGCCGGTGCAGTTTAGGGTACATGTTGGGGCTTCCTTTCCAAAACATATTTAAGTGGCATAGATAGATTGGTATATTAGCCCACTGCTAGATTGTTTTTCTCATATGATTGGACATACATGCCTGCTGATGCCCACGAATATAAATTTGCATACACTTGTGCATATATTTTCCCTGATAATTTATCAAAGTTGTCTCTGATCCCAAGGAAAAAGTTCTAAACTAATTTCCCATCACTTATTGTCTCCTGAGGAAAAGAAAGGACCGGAAAATAACACAAACGACAGCTCCACTTCTGGCCAGGTGATGCATGAAATGCTTGTATATGTATTATCCCCGGGTTTATCAACTGGAGTGTGCTGGCGAGTCGCGCTGCAACGCATCCCAACTAATCACAAAATAAATCATCGCACGGGCAGGCAGTCACGATAACAACTAAACTAGAAACACGAGAGAAAGTTGTGTATAATTGCACACCGGGTGACCTAGCCCCATTGTGGTTTGTCCTTCTCTTGGGATTGGCAGAGTGGTGTATAGTATTAGTGTACCTACAGAAAAGAGAGAAAATGGGGGGGCAGAACTTAGCGGGCCGGAGAGGCGAGCGCGCCATCGGAAGCTCAAAATAATGGAGGCGGTTGGCCACCGGGGAGACACGCCGGAATTGTTTATTCCGCTGGCCCTAATCCCCAACCATGCACCTCCTCCTCCGCTCCTCTCCTTATAAGCAATGGCGCTCGGCCGGCCATTGCACTCCAACCatcctcagcagcagcagcagccagcgATCGCCACCACAGCACCGGAGAGAGACAGCACGATCGGGTCACCGAGCGATCCAGCGATCATCACCGGCCGGTTGATGAGCATGACGGGACTGGGGTCGCCGTGCGGGGCGTGCAAGTTTCTGCGGCGCAAGTGCGCGCGGGGGTGCGTCTTCGCGCCCTACTTCTGCCACGAGCAGGGCGCGGCCCACTTCGCCGCCATCCACAAGGTGTTCGGCGCCAGCAACGTCTCCAAGCTCCTGGCGCACCTGCCCATCGCCGACCGCGCCGAGGCCGCCGTCACCGTCTCCTACGAGGCGCAGGCCCGGCTGCGCGACCCGGTCTACGGCTGCGTCGCACACATCTTCGCGCTCCAGCAGCAGGTCATGACCCTGCAGGCGCAGCTCGCCTCGCTCAAGGCGCACGCCGCGCCGGCGCCGCAAGGGATGCAGCACCAGGACGACGTCAAGGGCTACGTGGGAGGCGGCGCGGCGGATCAGTACGGGCATGGTGGCGCCTACcagtggcacaacggtctcggtgtgggcgcggcggccgcgcagcaGCAGTGCgcgtacggcggcaatggcggcgcCGCGGCCGGGCACGACTCCATCACCGCGCTGCTGGCCGGGTCGGCGGCCTCGGACTACATGATGTACCACGCGCTGGAGCAGTCGGCGTCGGACGACGACGGGCATGCCGCGGCGGCGGGCTTCGAGACGGCGGATCAGTCGTCATTCGGCACGGAGGAGAGCGGGTGGAGGTCGTCGTCGCGGTACCAAGACTGCGAGGACCTGCAGAGCGTGGCGTATGCCTACCTTAATCGCTCGTAAGAACCACTACAACTAGCTAGCGCAGAATTAATATATCACCACAAGATATACTCCTCGATCGATGATTTCCTGAATCCTGATCATGTTTTGGACTTGAGAGTTTGAGTTGGGTAATATATGTGCAATTTTTAAAGTCTGCGTCGATCGATCGATCAATCATGCTCAGGTTCTAGCTAGTCCTAGCCAGCTAGTAATAATCCTAGTAGAGGGGTTGTGAGAGTTCACTGCTGGATCTATACATGATCACCGCAGAAACCTAGTTGACTAGACAGCAAAAATACTTCTTGGTATGATCGTTATGCTATATATTTCTGGTTTGGAAATAAGTTATCTTGTCCGAGTTCTGTTCTGTATAGTTGTAACTGCAGTAGTATTTCTGTATATGATTCGACTTGTCATGCCAGAAATATGTATGTATTGCCAAGAGAGATGATCAAGCGAACAAGCTAGAAGGCAGTGATGGACAGCTGATATAGTGATAGACAAGCTGATTCAATGGCCGCACATGTAGAAAGTCCAGTTATACAACTGTTTTCATCGACTAGCTAGCTCCTCCAACTCTTTTACGGGACCTATCTTATCTTGTACTGCCTTTCTAAAGATTCCTATATGGATCTGATATTGAAGTAGTACGTGTTGGTATAATCTAGTATCTATTTGACTCGCAAGAGTAGTATATATAGCTAGCTTTTTACATGCGATGATGCTGCAGTATACAATCCTTAATCATGATCCGCTTAATCGTTCGGTGTAATTATGCTTAGACTGTGATCCTAAAAAATATTGTCAAATGCATGTATTTTCCAGTATAATTCGTAGAAATTCTTTCTGAGGTTCTCTGGGAGATTATTTGATGTGAACTAAGATCATATTATTCTTGTTTCTATATATTTCTTGTCCCTTCAAAGTGGGTGGGGTGATTGAGAACATAACTGTGAGGTTGTGACATTTTTTTTCCTATAATATACTTGAATAACGTACAGGACTGGGAATGTTGGGGCAGAACGGAACAGGAACGACATAAGTAAGGAAGAGGTTGGGAGTTGAGACTCATTTGCAGTGCAAAAATCTTGTGATCATTATTACTAAGCATGAATTAACTAGATAAAGTTCAATAATATGGGGCAAGATGACTAGTTCGTTAATTCATAGACTTTGCGTTGATGTTCTCGTTCAGATTTTGCTTAATGGGCTTACGTACCCAAATGTTCCTCAAAATCATGGCATGCATGTCCTGTGTCTTCTATGGGTAAAGTATTCATGTGTGATCTTCCTCAAAATGAAGAAACTGCCCTGATGCCAGCATATAGTACTGGAGGGACAATGGATACTAATTTTTATTCTGGCCTATGCAAGTAATTTCTAGGTTCCAAAACGTAAGATGTGCATGGAGTAAGAAATTCAACTTTGAACAATAGTTAAGCAATTAATATGTGAATTATCCAAACAAGACACTATTTAAAAAATGTGTTTGAATATGAATACATTGATACCATTTTTACACAATATATATTTTGTTAGATTAATTGTTGGGCAAAGTTGAACCGTAATCCCGTGCACGCCATACATTTCTGGTCGGAGGGAGTACAATCTACCAACTAGCTTAACTGATTAATTTGAGTGACCTGGTTGTATTTAATTTTTGTGAACACCATGGATGATTTGCTTTAGCTCCTAAAAGATGTCTATGCCTGCAGATTATGTCAGTTTTATTGCGGCTACACAGTTTACTTTGTGAGCATCATTATAAGCTGTACCACTAGCGTTGGAAGGCAAACATAAAGTGCAATTTCTATGAAGTGTCAACTCAGTTGATTAAAGTTCTTTCCAGAAAATTAAAGTAATAAATATTCTATGAAGTGTTTTTTGTTGTTGCTTTTAGTACATTGACAGAGGAGCTCCACATTGAAACAAGACATTGACATGGAAAGTACTCCATCACAAGAAGCTTAAACTTAATCTATTATGCTTGCAAATGATTGGCTCAATCAGTATATACGTTCTTTACAGCGATGAAAAATGCATAACTTTTCTCATGCACTTTCCTCTTTTTAGTCATATGAATCATTATAAGACATCTGATTATGTATACCTGAGAAGACATGTTCACCCTCAGACTGTCAATATTTTGGATAAAAAGTCTAACAATGATTAGGAAAAAAAGTCAGATTTTCCGGAACTTCAACTAAGATTGCTCCAGCAGCTACCTCATGGAACGGGGCATGTATGGACTAGAGTACAGATTAGGGCATGTGCATATTATTGCTCCAAATGGTCTGATGCAGCATGCATGCAACTACTGGAGTTCCAGTCCGTGTTGGTATAATAATCCCTGGAACAGACAAATAAATGTTAGGCACAATTATGTGCAACTAAGCTATTGGTTCTATCTAACTGACCCGATTGTCCGTCCCTGAAAAACGGAGAGTATTAATTAGGTGTATAGTTCTAACTACGGGACTTGATTTTAGCAATGAGCTTATCAAAAATAAAATTAGAATATATCAGAATAATATCCCATCACATTCAACCCATATGAAAATGAGGGTGGATGCATGTTATATTGTCTTGTGACATTCAAGTTAAATTATTTATTGttgaaaaatagaaataaaaatagaAATAATGATGTGGAGGGCTTTCATGTTCTTTGATGATGTGAAGAGCTTGCATGCAGTTGAAAGTGGGAAGTGGAAAGTTGAATTATTGCATGTGTGCTTGATGATGTGGAGGATGTGCAAGTGGTGAAAAGTAATATGTTGATTGATTGCATGCCCTTAATTATGTGGATGGCTTGCATGTGCATTTAAATGGGAGGTGGCATGTGTGGGACATATGTGATAAGGTGGATAAGCTAGATGTTAAGATAAAtaagatagtggggatgaacttcttATGTACTCCCCCGTCACAATTTACTCAACGCACTTCGATTCTCATGCATTTCCACCACCGGATGGATTTTAGGCGCGTTTGGTTTAACGCCCAATTAATTAGAGCGTGGTAATAGCAATCAagcccacaattttctctccatgcagGTGTGTACTCTGGGTGGAataactgcatgcatgtgtgtacgcgagGTGgaagcactccatgcatgtgtgtacgTGCATTTATTGGCCGTGGGGTTATTGCGTGTTCATTTCTCGAGCAATTAGGTGTTGTGGTATAaccaccaatgctatttttcagtccAATCGCTAATTAATCAGCTTGATCCGAGAGATTGTTGAAGCGCGtcgtgtaaactgtgacggagggagtatacatgATGTGAGCGTTCTCTAGAGGTACTTTAGTAGAAAAAAGTTTGAGTGCATATCACATTTCACCATCTAAGTTGAGTGCATATCACATTTTACCATGTAAGTTGAGTTTTCCGCATGTTATCTCATTTAGCAGAAATTCCTCCAAAAGCAAATTTGTTTCAACATTTTCC is drawn from Triticum dicoccoides isolate Atlit2015 ecotype Zavitan chromosome 4A, WEW_v2.0, whole genome shotgun sequence and contains these coding sequences:
- the LOC119289533 gene encoding LOB domain-containing protein CRL1-like; translated protein: MSMTGLGSPCGACKFLRRKCARGCVFAPYFCHEQGAAHFAAIHKVFGASNVSKLLAHLPIADRAEAAVTVSYEAQARLRDPVYGCVAHIFALQQQVMTLQAQLASLKAHAAPAPQGMQHQDDVKGYVGGGAADQYGHGGAYQWHNGLGVGAAAAQQQCAYGGNGGAAAGHDSITALLAGSAASDYMMYHALEQSASDDDGHAAAAGFETADQSSFGTEESGWRSSSRYQDCEDLQSVAYAYLNRS